The Chitinophaga pinensis DSM 2588 region TCACACGGACTACTTCAACCGTGCTTACAGTTGCGGTATTGGTGGTAATGAAGGCGAGGCCGGCGTAGGAGCTGATCATATTCCTGGTACGCCCACAGCAGCAGATCCTAACAGCTTTATGCTGGCTTGTATCGGTACGGGCGTAAATCGTCCTTTCAATGCAAATGACGTAGTAGCACTTACCTATCTGTATGGCGGCAATGTCGGTACGAATCCGATTCCTGATGGTATTTACAAAATCACCAGCGCTGCCAGCGGAAAAGTACTGGATGTTGAAGCAGGTTCTATTGCCAACAATGGCGCTATCATTCAACAATGGGATTGGCTGAACGGCGATAACCAGAAATGGGCATTTAATTATCTGGGCAGCGGATATTACCGTATCACCAGTGTAGCCAGCGGAAAAGTGCTGGACGTTGACGCAAATACGATCGGTAACAACGGCGCTGTCGTGCAACAATGGGACTGGCTGAGCGGCAATAACCAGCAATGGATCGTACGCCCTGAAACCGGCGGTAGTTTTGCCATTGTGAGCAAAGCCAGCGGAAAAGTACTGGACGTTGACGCCAATGTAATCGGCTCTAACGGCGCCAGAGCACAACAATGGGATTGGCTGAACGGCGCTAATCAGCGTTGGTTCATACAGGCTCCCTGATTATTTTTCCAAATAAGCGGTGGTGAGGCCCGCTTTTCCGCGATTAAAAATAGTATGTCTGTCAGGTGAATATCTTATTCCGCTTTAAGGCTCTTTATAGGGTTCGTAAACGCCGCTTTCAAAGACTCATAGCTAACAGTCAGCCAGGCAATCATCAGCGCAGCTAATGGCCCTAAAATGAATATCAGCCAGTTCACCTCGATGTGATAGGCAAAATTCTCCAGCCAGCGGTCAATGGCCAGTAAAGCAAGCGGTATAGCAATCACGATAGCGATCAGTATCAGCCGGGTGAAACCGGTTGACAGCAGGTAAACGATGTTGGAGGCAGAAGCACCCATTACTTTCCTGATACCAATTTCCCGGGCCCGTTGCTGTGCCAGGAAAGCGGATAATCCATACAGTCCCAGACAGGAGATAAATACTGCCAGTACGGCAAATAAGTTGAAGATATTTCCCATCTGCTGTTCTCCCTGATAGAGATTCGCCAGGTCCTGATCCAGGAAATTGTAAGTAAAGGGATAAGCAGGATTGAGTTCACGGCTGATCTTCTCCAATGCTTTTATCGTTGCTTCTGTAGTACCGCTCTTTGCCCTGATCACGGCAAAACCGCCCCATCTGTTCGGGCACAGTACCAGGGGTTCAATACTTTGCTGGATGGGTTTAAAGTTAAAGTCCTTCACTACCCCGATGATCATTCCTTTCACACCATCAAAATACAGGGACTTTCCAACTGCATTGTCCACCGTCATACCCATGACCTGCACTGCTTTCTCATTGACCACGAAGCTGCTGGAATCTGCCCGGTAGGCAGTCGAGAATCCTCTACCGTTCAGGATCTGCATATGAAAAACGTCAAAGAAGTGTTCGTCTACATCCATAGAAGGAATCACGACCTGCGACTCCGGATCCCTTCCCTCCCATTGTACATTCAGGGAACCGGTCGTAAGGTTAATGGGTAATTCCGAAGTAATGGTATAATCGGCTGTAAGTGCATTTTGTTTTAATGCGGAACCAAGTAATTCCGATCTGCCGGCCACAGCACCATTCATAGGCATGTATAAGAGGTTTTCTTTCTCAAAACCCATATTCCTGCTTTTGATGTATTGCAGCTGCTGGTACACGACAACAGTCCCTATCAGCAGTACAATGGAAACAACAAACTGTGTTACTACCAATCCGTTGCGGAAGAACAGATTCCCTCCGGAGGAAGTCAGGTTACCTTTCAGCACTTTTACCGGCTGGAAACCGGACAGGAACAATGCGGGATAACTGCCTGATACTACCCCGGTAGCAAGGGCGATTCCTAACAGCGTCAATACCAGTTTAATATCCAGGAGTTGTAATGATAAATTCTTTTCAGCCAGGAAATTGAATAGCGGTAGGGTACACCATACCATCACAATGGCCACCATTAAAGAGAAGAAGGAGATCAGCAGCGACTCTGCCATGAACTGACGGATCAGTTGTACCCTGACTGCGCCAATGGCTTTTCTTAATCCTACTTCTTTTGCCCTGCGGGCAGATCTGGCGGTAGCCAGGTTCATAAAATTGATACAGGCTACAATCAGGATGACGATGGCTACGATGAAAAATATATGCACGTACTGGATGTTACCGTGTCCAGGCAGGTCAACCTGGAAGTTGGAATGCAGGTGAATGTCTGTGATGGGTTGCAGCCGAAATTCTGCTTTCATACCCATTACGGCATGTTGACGGAAGATTTCGTTCATCTGCTTGTTGAACTTTGCCAATGCGGCTTCAGTCGGCACGAAGCTTTTATCCAGTTGTATGTAGCTATAGAAATTGAAGTTCCTCCAGGTATTCGTTTTCAGGTCTTCCGCATTGCCGGTATTGGCAGCGATCGGCAGGATAAAATCGAATTGCAGGTGAGAATTGGCAGGCACATTTGCCAGTACGCCGGTAACCGTCAGGGTCTTACCATTGTCTTGTTTCAGGGTTTGTCCGACGGCCTCCTTTTCACCGAAATACTTTTTTGCCATATTCTCTGTGAGCAGCACGCCGTCGATACGCTGTAAGGCGCTTTTCGGATCTCCTTTTAATAGCGGGAAGGAAAATACTTCCAGGAAAGCGGGATCTGCATAGAAAATCCTTTTTTCTTCAAACTTATTGTCACCGGCTTCAAAGAGATGTGTATCCTGGTGACTCAGGCGCACATAATTCTTCACCTGGGGCATTTCGGCCTGTAATCCGGCTGGCATACCCGCACAATTCACGGCCGCTTTGTAACCACTGGCATCTACGACGATACGATAGATTTGTCCGGCGTTTTTATGGAAGCGGTCATAACTGCGTTCATGCTGTACCCATAAAAGGATCAGAATACTGGCGGCCATCCCTACAGCGAGGCCGGATATATTGATGGCATTATACGCTTTGTGACGTGTAATGTTCCTAAAAGCGATTTTCAGATAGTTCTTTAGCATGGGCGGATTTATCAGATGCTTAGTTGCTTCAAAAAGACAGCCATTCTATAAATATGTGAAATTCATATACCTACGAATTGTAACAATTACATTACTGTCCGTATTTGAAACTGACACTGTCCACTTTTGAGCGTTTATGCATTGTTCGGGTAGCTCATTCGCTTTAAAAGCCGCAGGTGTGAGCGGATGCCTCCCCAGTAACTTGTCTGATTAGGAGTGATATGATTGACCAGCAGGATATTATATAAAATCCTGTTCAGTTGAGGGTAGTGAACGTGGTGTATATGCGGAAACAAATGATGTGCGATATGGTTATTAAAACCACCCAGGATAAAGTTGGCCGTTTCACTGAAGGGGTGCATATCATTGGAACTTCTGATCTGGTTCATGATCCAGCTTGTATTAATGTAGCCATTTTCATCGGTAGTCGGATAAGCGGTTGCTTCTACATGGTGTGTCATGAAGAAGGTAAACAGCAGGAACAGCGACTGCGACAGATGCATCAACAGAAATCCTGCTAATACAACATACCCCCTTTGCTGGGAAAATAGCAGGGGCAGGATAAGAATGACAGATATATAGAAAATCTTCTGCAACCAAAATGACAAATGATAGCGGAATCCTTTACGGGCTTCGTATTCATCCTTCGAATACAGGATCACAAAGTCTTTGATAAATACCCAGAAAAGAGAATAGGTCGTATAGGCCAATGGGGCGTAAATATGCTGATACTGATGGAACCAGTAATGTTTGCTGTCAGGGATCACACGGATCAGCTTAGAGATCCTGAGATCTGAGTCATAATCCTCCACGTTTGGTGCATAGTGATGGGAATTAACATGCCGCTGTTTCCAGGCTTCTGCATGTGCACCAACGATGGCATAGATAAAGATGAAACAAAGATGATTGAGCTTTTTATTGTTGAAAACGGTGTTGTGCGAGAAGTCGTGTGAAAAATTGAAGGCAAAGAGTAAAGAGAGAAAGCCGTATAAGATGAAGCAGGTGATAAACACAGCCGGCGATTCCACCGTATACAGTAAACTATACAAGAAGA contains the following coding sequences:
- a CDS encoding fatty acid desaturase family protein, translating into MRDKHLRIAKDSELLQSIYRQVEEQLVIDKRKTFWKIFTKFICYCSLSVFLYSLLYTVESPAVFITCFILYGFLSLLFAFNFSHDFSHNTVFNNKKLNHLCFIFIYAIVGAHAEAWKQRHVNSHHYAPNVEDYDSDLRISKLIRVIPDSKHYWFHQYQHIYAPLAYTTYSLFWVFIKDFVILYSKDEYEARKGFRYHLSFWLQKIFYISVILILPLLFSQQRGYVVLAGFLLMHLSQSLFLLFTFFMTHHVEATAYPTTDENGYINTSWIMNQIRSSNDMHPFSETANFILGGFNNHIAHHLFPHIHHVHYPQLNRILYNILLVNHITPNQTSYWGGIRSHLRLLKRMSYPNNA
- a CDS encoding ABC transporter permease, which produces MLKNYLKIAFRNITRHKAYNAINISGLAVGMAASILILLWVQHERSYDRFHKNAGQIYRIVVDASGYKAAVNCAGMPAGLQAEMPQVKNYVRLSHQDTHLFEAGDNKFEEKRIFYADPAFLEVFSFPLLKGDPKSALQRIDGVLLTENMAKKYFGEKEAVGQTLKQDNGKTLTVTGVLANVPANSHLQFDFILPIAANTGNAEDLKTNTWRNFNFYSYIQLDKSFVPTEAALAKFNKQMNEIFRQHAVMGMKAEFRLQPITDIHLHSNFQVDLPGHGNIQYVHIFFIVAIVILIVACINFMNLATARSARRAKEVGLRKAIGAVRVQLIRQFMAESLLISFFSLMVAIVMVWCTLPLFNFLAEKNLSLQLLDIKLVLTLLGIALATGVVSGSYPALFLSGFQPVKVLKGNLTSSGGNLFFRNGLVVTQFVVSIVLLIGTVVVYQQLQYIKSRNMGFEKENLLYMPMNGAVAGRSELLGSALKQNALTADYTITSELPINLTTGSLNVQWEGRDPESQVVIPSMDVDEHFFDVFHMQILNGRGFSTAYRADSSSFVVNEKAVQVMGMTVDNAVGKSLYFDGVKGMIIGVVKDFNFKPIQQSIEPLVLCPNRWGGFAVIRAKSGTTEATIKALEKISRELNPAYPFTYNFLDQDLANLYQGEQQMGNIFNLFAVLAVFISCLGLYGLSAFLAQQRAREIGIRKVMGASASNIVYLLSTGFTRLILIAIVIAIPLALLAIDRWLENFAYHIEVNWLIFILGPLAALMIAWLTVSYESLKAAFTNPIKSLKAE
- a CDS encoding M57 family metalloprotease; this encodes MNIYIMKHLFKAFLYSLVCGFFLISCQKDQVREQSKNGITNEVIGQIKALGFSTNDVRRVDNGYVVEGDIFLSDKSLTANNNGRNLVIAKSEQYKTWNIIAASGHRVITVSVTNLPAAYTTATDEAIARYNALGLRISFQRVASGGEIDIINANLGSGVLGQSAGFPDAAGNPPSPIKLNASYIGSTPNQGWMATIIAHEIGHTIGFRHTDYFNRAYSCGIGGNEGEAGVGADHIPGTPTAADPNSFMLACIGTGVNRPFNANDVVALTYLYGGNVGTNPIPDGIYKITSAASGKVLDVEAGSIANNGAIIQQWDWLNGDNQKWAFNYLGSGYYRITSVASGKVLDVDANTIGNNGAVVQQWDWLSGNNQQWIVRPETGGSFAIVSKASGKVLDVDANVIGSNGARAQQWDWLNGANQRWFIQAP